A portion of the Tenacibaculum todarodis genome contains these proteins:
- a CDS encoding tetratricopeptide repeat protein codes for MIYVNNYNNMGTLVNNYVFKALENYPYDLEEVMEALNYALSYDDKNTMALTLMGRVHAEKLFKYDDAIMYYKEALAENVHAFEVYSHYINVLLWNEDYKEAEDFIDFAITVKGSDKAVLYFKKAILFEQLKQYKKALSFVKLAKEFTFNSEFMHTVNEERSRIKGKLPKKKKPKSKKKDKKSKK; via the coding sequence ATGATTTACGTAAACAATTATAATAATATGGGAACATTAGTAAACAATTATGTTTTTAAAGCATTAGAAAATTATCCTTACGATTTAGAAGAAGTAATGGAAGCTTTAAATTATGCGTTGTCTTATGACGATAAAAATACAATGGCTTTAACGTTAATGGGAAGAGTTCATGCAGAAAAGCTTTTTAAATATGATGATGCAATTATGTATTACAAAGAAGCTTTAGCAGAAAATGTTCACGCATTTGAAGTCTATTCACACTATATAAATGTGTTATTGTGGAACGAAGATTATAAAGAAGCAGAAGATTTTATAGATTTTGCTATTACAGTAAAAGGGTCAGACAAAGCAGTTTTATATTTTAAAAAAGCAATTTTATTTGAGCAATTAAAACAATATAAAAAAGCATTGTCTTTTGTAAAGTTAGCAAAAGAGTTCACTTTTAATTCTGAGTTTATGCATACAGTAAATGAAGAGAGAAGTAGAATTAAAGGCAAACTTCCGAAGAAAAAGAAACCTAAATCGAAGAAAAAAGATAAAAAAAGTAAAAAATAA
- the prfH gene encoding peptide chain release factor H, translating to METKIIQISAGTGPTECAFVVAKVLKIFLKELINNKVAYLILHKENGLQNGTVQSVSIQLKGNQLADFLKDWLGTIQWIGTSTFRKYNKRKNWFIGCFEVESNESLSIKENEIQFQAIRSSGAGGQHVNKVSSAVRAKHTKTGLQVLVMDSRSQHQNKKIAIKRLQEKVSNFNMEQSKIQLENQWMNHKTVERGNPIRVFTGTDFKQKKKVKSFKNKRNHLKNDLRKQL from the coding sequence ATGGAAACAAAAATAATACAAATATCAGCAGGAACAGGACCCACAGAATGTGCTTTTGTAGTTGCTAAAGTGCTAAAAATATTCTTAAAAGAATTGATAAACAACAAGGTTGCGTATTTAATTCTTCATAAAGAAAACGGACTCCAAAATGGCACAGTGCAATCTGTAAGTATACAATTAAAAGGAAACCAACTTGCTGATTTTTTAAAAGATTGGTTAGGTACTATTCAATGGATTGGAACATCAACTTTTAGAAAATACAACAAACGTAAAAACTGGTTTATAGGTTGTTTTGAGGTAGAAAGTAATGAATCATTATCAATTAAAGAAAATGAGATTCAGTTTCAGGCAATTAGAAGTTCTGGTGCTGGCGGTCAGCACGTAAATAAAGTAAGTTCTGCTGTAAGAGCAAAACATACAAAAACAGGACTGCAAGTTTTGGTAATGGATAGTAGATCTCAACATCAAAATAAAAAGATTGCTATAAAACGATTACAAGAAAAAGTAAGTAATTTTAATATGGAGCAATCAAAAATACAATTAGAAAACCAATGGATGAATCATAAAACCGTAGAAAGAGGAAATCCGATTAGAGTTTTTACAGGAACAGATTTTAAACAAAAAAAGAAAGTTAAATCATTTAAAAACAAGAGAAACCACTTAAAGAATGATTTACGTAAACAATTATAA
- a CDS encoding RtcB family protein produces the protein MGNKLKGKDLIKLGFPKNNSINIALGQINRYRKREKKERILEEAKEVLQHPEKFQGNAIWGKVAEGLVKPVEVKMHQLRNTRVPFSIYGENEIDEQAKFQLYDALKLPIAVQGSLMPDAHYGYGLPIGGVLATENAVIPYGVGVDIGCRMCLTIYPIPVSFLKGKQHQYENILKNHTKFGMRETHDKKQDHEIFYRDEFTDIPLIKRLKDKAYKQLGTSGGGNHFVEFGTVSITEDNNEFGLKIGEYIGVLSHSGSRGLGANIAKHYTYLATKQCHLPKNVQHLAWLDMNSHDGQEYWLAMNLAGDYAKACHDNIHDRIAKLIGAKPIAKIENHHNFAWKETVNGNECIVHRKGATPAKKDELGIIPGSMTAPGFIVRGLGNTASLQSASHGAGRKHSRKKCKEKFTKSDIKHQLKMNDVTLIGGGIDEAPMAYKDIKKVMANQQELVEVLGTFTPKIVRMDK, from the coding sequence ATGGGAAATAAATTAAAAGGAAAAGACCTAATAAAATTAGGCTTTCCAAAGAACAATAGTATCAATATTGCTTTAGGGCAAATAAACCGATACAGAAAAAGAGAAAAGAAAGAACGCATTTTAGAAGAAGCAAAAGAGGTGCTACAGCATCCAGAAAAGTTTCAAGGAAATGCTATTTGGGGAAAAGTTGCAGAAGGTTTGGTAAAGCCAGTCGAAGTAAAAATGCATCAATTAAGAAATACGCGCGTTCCGTTTTCAATTTATGGAGAAAACGAAATAGACGAACAAGCAAAGTTTCAGTTGTACGACGCTTTAAAGTTACCGATAGCAGTGCAAGGCTCATTAATGCCAGACGCACATTATGGTTACGGTTTACCAATTGGCGGCGTTTTAGCCACAGAAAATGCAGTAATTCCGTATGGAGTAGGTGTAGATATTGGTTGCAGAATGTGTTTAACTATATATCCAATTCCGGTTTCTTTTCTAAAAGGAAAACAACATCAATATGAAAATATTTTAAAGAATCACACAAAATTCGGAATGCGAGAAACGCATGACAAAAAACAAGATCACGAAATATTTTATAGAGATGAATTTACAGATATTCCGTTAATAAAACGCTTAAAAGACAAAGCGTACAAGCAATTAGGAACATCTGGAGGAGGAAATCATTTTGTAGAATTTGGTACCGTTTCTATTACAGAAGATAACAACGAATTCGGATTAAAAATAGGTGAATACATTGGCGTTTTATCGCACAGTGGCTCAAGAGGATTAGGTGCAAACATTGCAAAACATTATACCTATTTGGCAACAAAACAATGTCATTTACCAAAAAATGTACAGCATTTAGCATGGTTAGATATGAATTCTCATGACGGACAAGAATATTGGTTGGCTATGAATTTAGCTGGCGATTATGCAAAAGCATGTCACGATAATATTCACGATCGAATTGCAAAATTAATAGGAGCAAAACCCATTGCAAAAATTGAGAATCATCACAATTTTGCTTGGAAAGAAACTGTAAATGGCAACGAATGTATTGTGCATAGAAAAGGAGCAACGCCAGCTAAAAAAGACGAGTTGGGCATCATTCCAGGTTCTATGACGGCACCAGGATTTATAGTTCGCGGTTTGGGTAACACGGCGAGTTTACAGTCGGCTTCTCACGGAGCAGGTAGAAAACATTCGCGTAAAAAGTGTAAAGAAAAATTCACGAAAAGTGATATCAAGCATCAGTTAAAAATGAACGATGTAACGCTTATTGGTGGCGGAATTGACGAAGCACCAATGGCTTACAAAGACATTAAAAAAGTGATGGCAAATCAACAAGAATTGGTCGAAGTATTAGGAACATTTACACCAAAGATTGTTAGAATGGATAAATAA
- a CDS encoding LytR/AlgR family response regulator transcription factor translates to MKRYKTIIIDDERLAREEVKRGLEKHQEFEIIGEASHVDEAITLIEELKPDILFLDIHMPGKSGFDLLEELTNVPDVIFTTAYDQYAVKAFEMNALDYLVKPLRDERFSKTIEKVKLELSKRVKLEPTALPMHQKIFIKDGEKCHFIPLTDIHFIESLENYARLYFGSDKAMIKRSLNLLAEKLDPKVFFRVNRSQIININYIKEIHPYFNNKLQIILTTGEKVEVSNRQSVKFKNWNSL, encoded by the coding sequence ATGAAAAGATATAAAACCATAATCATTGATGATGAACGTTTAGCGAGAGAAGAAGTAAAACGCGGATTAGAAAAACATCAAGAGTTTGAAATTATTGGAGAAGCTAGTCATGTAGATGAAGCCATAACTTTAATTGAAGAATTAAAACCCGATATTTTATTTTTAGATATTCACATGCCTGGAAAATCTGGTTTTGATTTATTGGAAGAATTAACAAATGTCCCAGACGTTATTTTTACAACTGCTTATGATCAATACGCTGTAAAAGCTTTTGAGATGAATGCTTTAGATTATTTGGTAAAGCCTTTAAGAGACGAACGTTTTTCTAAAACTATTGAAAAAGTAAAGCTAGAACTATCTAAAAGAGTAAAATTAGAGCCTACTGCCTTACCAATGCATCAAAAGATATTTATAAAAGATGGTGAAAAATGTCATTTTATTCCACTTACAGATATTCATTTTATTGAATCGTTAGAAAATTATGCACGTCTTTATTTCGGTTCAGATAAAGCGATGATAAAACGTTCTTTAAATTTATTAGCAGAGAAATTAGACCCTAAAGTGTTTTTTCGGGTTAATCGCAGTCAAATTATTAATATTAATTACATCAAAGAGATTCATCCATACTTTAATAATAAATTACAAATTATATTAACTACTGGAGAAAAAGTAGAAGTATCTAACAGGCAATCCGTCAAGTTTAAAAACTGGAATAGTTTATAA
- a CDS encoding sensor histidine kinase, with translation MIQKKEHSGLIFYVPVLFLSLFKSISLLCLGMDLNKNNTRISLYWKCQLIGWGIVSIYWAYTVYTRDNYGVLYTLLNYILDISIGIFLTHIYRRFALKAKWSSLSIKKLLIRLVPTILLLAVLYVLINNLKWYAFRTLFVIKNVDFLESIIYWDPILLTGLRLMSIWLLAYHLYHYYQKEVVTAKENAELSLIVKKAQLDNLSAQLNPHFLFNSLNSIKSLVIENPNVARRAIDLLSDLLRSSLYEKDKDLIPIKNELSLVYDYIELEKMRFEERLQLKINIKEEVMNYKVPTLSIQLLIENAIKHGIDLKVGGGVVFLTIKKSDSNIHIKVENPGVINQHKNVGLGLKNLKKRLEIQYKNNASFSLTAKENDCVVAEIIIPMHIEDEKI, from the coding sequence ATGATACAAAAAAAAGAACATTCAGGCCTTATATTTTACGTTCCTGTACTTTTTCTTTCACTATTTAAAAGTATTTCGTTGCTTTGCTTAGGTATGGATCTAAATAAAAATAATACTAGGATATCTCTTTATTGGAAATGTCAATTAATAGGGTGGGGCATCGTTTCTATTTATTGGGCATATACAGTATATACAAGAGATAATTACGGTGTTTTATATACTTTGTTAAATTATATATTAGACATTTCAATAGGGATATTTTTAACACATATATACAGAAGATTTGCTTTGAAAGCAAAATGGAGTAGTTTATCCATAAAAAAATTACTAATCCGGTTAGTGCCAACGATACTTTTATTAGCTGTCTTATATGTATTAATAAATAACTTAAAGTGGTATGCTTTCAGAACACTTTTTGTAATTAAGAATGTTGATTTCTTAGAATCAATTATTTACTGGGATCCCATATTACTTACTGGACTTCGATTAATGTCAATTTGGTTATTGGCATATCACTTGTATCATTATTATCAAAAAGAAGTGGTAACAGCAAAAGAGAACGCTGAATTGTCGTTAATAGTGAAAAAAGCACAATTAGATAATTTATCGGCTCAATTAAATCCTCATTTCTTATTCAATTCCCTAAACTCTATCAAGTCATTAGTAATTGAAAATCCAAATGTTGCAAGAAGAGCTATTGATTTATTATCGGATTTGTTGCGTTCTTCATTATATGAAAAAGACAAAGATTTAATACCTATTAAAAATGAATTGTCTTTGGTTTATGATTACATTGAATTAGAAAAGATGCGTTTTGAAGAACGACTTCAGTTAAAAATTAATATTAAAGAAGAAGTAATGAATTATAAGGTTCCTACTTTAAGTATTCAGTTATTGATAGAAAACGCTATAAAACATGGCATTGACTTAAAAGTTGGAGGAGGTGTTGTTTTCTTGACAATTAAAAAGAGCGATAGCAATATTCATATTAAAGTTGAGAATCCTGGAGTAATTAATCAACATAAAAATGTTGGATTAGGTTTAAAAAATTTAAAAAAACGCCTAGAAATTCAATATAAAAATAACGCTAGTTTTAGTTTAACAGCTAAAGAAAATGACTGTGTAGTTGCAGAAATAATAATTCCAATGCATATAGAAGATGAAAAGATATAA
- a CDS encoding helix-turn-helix transcriptional regulator has translation MASNKNALIRYKTIDQCLRNNMKRWTLNDLIDACSDALYEYEGKDVYVSKRTIQLDIQLMRSDKLGYNAPIEVYERKYYRYAEEDYSIKNIPVTDNDIKIMNEAIQMLRQFKDFSLFQEMDGVLQRLEDSVYSSQKNNRAIIHLDKNEQLKGLKFIDPIYEAIQHKKVIRITYQSFKARNPSDMTVHPQLLKEYNNRWFLLASHKKQFITLALDRISNIIKDQNTEYNDLQIDGDIYYKDVIGATVANTRPQRIQFWIDKHNAPYVITKPFHHTQRLIKRTDDGVIFNILVQINYELERKILGFGDSIEIQKPERLRNRMIGKLKKSIEIYSKIKHK, from the coding sequence ATGGCTTCTAATAAAAATGCTTTAATCCGTTATAAAACCATCGATCAATGTTTACGAAACAACATGAAACGCTGGACTTTAAACGATTTAATTGATGCTTGCTCAGATGCTTTGTATGAATACGAAGGAAAAGATGTATATGTAAGTAAACGAACAATACAATTAGATATTCAGTTAATGCGTAGTGATAAATTAGGCTACAATGCACCAATTGAAGTGTATGAGCGTAAATATTATCGTTATGCGGAAGAAGATTACAGCATTAAAAACATTCCGGTTACTGATAATGATATTAAAATTATGAATGAAGCCATTCAAATGTTACGTCAGTTTAAAGATTTCTCGTTGTTTCAAGAAATGGACGGAGTTTTACAACGTTTAGAAGATTCGGTTTATTCATCACAAAAAAACAACAGAGCCATTATTCATTTGGATAAAAATGAACAATTAAAAGGTTTAAAATTTATTGATCCTATTTATGAGGCTATTCAACATAAAAAAGTGATTAGAATTACGTATCAATCATTTAAAGCTCGAAATCCCAGTGATATGACTGTTCATCCGCAGTTATTAAAAGAATATAACAATAGATGGTTTTTATTAGCTTCACATAAAAAACAATTTATAACATTGGCTTTAGATAGGATTTCTAATATCATAAAAGATCAAAATACTGAATACAATGATTTACAAATTGATGGAGATATCTATTATAAAGATGTAATTGGAGCAACGGTTGCAAATACTCGCCCTCAAAGAATACAATTTTGGATTGATAAACACAATGCTCCTTACGTAATTACAAAACCATTTCATCATACTCAACGTTTAATTAAAAGAACAGATGATGGTGTTATTTTTAATATCTTAGTTCAAATTAACTACGAATTAGAAAGAAAAATTCTTGGTTTTGGAGATAGTATAGAAATCCAGAAACCAGAACGTTTACGTAATCGAATGATTGGTAAATTGAAAAAATCAATTGAAATATATTCTAAAATTAAACACAAATAA
- a CDS encoding slipin family protein, producing the protein MKRIRINTGKVGLVFKNGDYQKVITQGTHWLFLNQNVIVYDLTKEFYASVANEILLKDKVLADMLEIVEVKDNELVLVYENSNFKNVLQSGRYFYWKGFVDRVFQKVDRSKIYITENIEKALFSNYELSKYIRVFEVAAYEKAVLLVDDVYTKTLTGGTYRFWRNDTTIKIAKADMRQLQLEIAGQELLTKDKATLRINFYTQYKVVDIEKALLGNKDYEKQLYILMQLALRTYVGGYTLDELLEKKENIATAVFDQVSKNTAQLGVQVLNCGIRDVILTGEMKEIMNQVLVAQKRAQANIITRREETASTRSLLNTAKLMEDNEMLFKLKEMEYVEKIADKIGEITVSGNGNMVKQLKEIFAVNK; encoded by the coding sequence ATGAAAAGAATAAGAATTAATACCGGAAAAGTAGGATTGGTTTTTAAAAATGGTGATTACCAAAAAGTAATTACTCAAGGAACTCATTGGTTATTTTTAAATCAAAATGTAATAGTTTATGATTTAACAAAAGAGTTTTATGCATCTGTAGCGAATGAAATTCTATTAAAAGATAAAGTTTTAGCTGATATGCTTGAAATTGTAGAGGTAAAAGATAATGAGTTGGTTTTGGTGTATGAAAATAGCAACTTTAAAAATGTATTACAATCAGGAAGGTATTTTTACTGGAAAGGTTTTGTAGACAGAGTTTTTCAAAAAGTAGATAGAAGCAAAATCTATATTACAGAGAATATAGAAAAAGCTTTATTCAGTAATTACGAATTATCTAAATACATTAGAGTCTTTGAAGTTGCTGCTTATGAAAAAGCTGTTTTATTGGTAGATGATGTCTATACAAAAACCTTAACTGGAGGAACCTATAGATTTTGGAGAAACGATACAACTATCAAAATTGCAAAAGCAGATATGAGACAATTGCAATTAGAAATTGCTGGTCAAGAATTGTTAACTAAAGACAAAGCTACTTTAAGAATCAATTTTTATACACAGTATAAAGTAGTAGATATTGAAAAAGCATTGTTAGGTAACAAAGATTATGAAAAGCAATTATACATTTTAATGCAATTAGCTTTAAGAACTTATGTTGGCGGTTATACATTGGATGAATTGTTGGAGAAAAAAGAAAATATTGCAACAGCAGTATTTGATCAAGTATCTAAAAATACAGCTCAATTAGGTGTACAGGTTTTAAACTGCGGAATTAGAGATGTAATTTTAACTGGAGAAATGAAAGAAATTATGAATCAAGTTTTAGTTGCACAAAAAAGAGCGCAAGCGAACATAATTACCAGAAGAGAAGAAACAGCTTCTACAAGAAGTTTGTTAAATACTGCCAAATTAATGGAAGACAATGAAATGTTGTTCAAATTAAAAGAAATGGAGTATGTAGAGAAAATTGCCGATAAAATCGGTGAGATTACTGTTTCTGGTAACGGAAATATGGTAAAGCAGTTAAAAGAAATTTTTGCTGTGAATAAATAA
- a CDS encoding RtcB family protein, with protein MKITGKEIIALGFKPGKWFPEAMEHINTNELSDKETLVYLEQFRPKPEISLLENPAEFKINIKAENELEEINVNSVTKTMEVLMKTPTVVNGAIMPDACPTGGIGTIPVGGIVVAKNAIHPGMHSADICCSVMLTDFGKANPKDVLDAAHSITHFGPGGRGRNTQFRFPSDLLAEIEANPFLNNQKCISAARSHLGTQGDGNHFLFVGKSKKTGNTMLVTHHGSRGFGANLYSRGMKIAEQFRQELSPQTLKQNAWIPFETEEGKNYWEALQIIRKWTKLNHEVLHDTTLEKLEIEKENRFWNEHNFVFKGGDLFYHAKGATPLDPKFMPDITGPRLIPLNMSEPVLIVEGNTTESNLGFAPHGAGRNISRTQHRKGKTGTVQEIFEEETKGLDIRFFSEEIDITELPSAYKNAETVRNQMEEFGLGKVIDEVVPYGCIMAGDWKKNAPWKKRKRNRNNGKN; from the coding sequence ATGAAAATAACAGGAAAGGAAATCATCGCATTAGGTTTTAAACCAGGGAAATGGTTTCCAGAAGCAATGGAACATATTAATACAAATGAATTGTCTGACAAAGAAACCTTAGTGTATTTAGAGCAATTTAGACCCAAACCAGAAATTTCGTTATTAGAAAATCCAGCTGAATTTAAAATCAATATAAAAGCGGAGAATGAGTTAGAAGAAATCAATGTGAATTCTGTTACAAAAACAATGGAAGTTTTAATGAAAACACCAACAGTTGTAAATGGCGCAATTATGCCAGATGCTTGCCCAACAGGCGGAATAGGAACAATTCCTGTTGGCGGAATTGTAGTTGCTAAAAACGCCATTCATCCAGGAATGCACAGTGCAGATATTTGTTGCTCTGTAATGTTGACTGACTTCGGAAAAGCAAATCCAAAAGATGTTTTAGATGCAGCACATTCTATTACACATTTTGGTCCAGGCGGAAGAGGTAGAAATACACAATTTCGTTTTCCTTCTGATTTGTTAGCAGAAATTGAAGCAAATCCGTTTTTAAACAATCAAAAATGTATTTCTGCTGCAAGATCTCATTTAGGAACACAAGGCGATGGAAATCATTTTTTGTTCGTCGGAAAATCAAAGAAAACAGGAAATACTATGTTAGTTACACATCACGGAAGTAGAGGTTTTGGTGCCAATTTATATAGTAGAGGAATGAAAATTGCAGAGCAATTTAGACAAGAATTATCGCCACAAACTTTAAAACAAAATGCATGGATTCCGTTTGAAACAGAAGAAGGAAAAAACTATTGGGAAGCTTTGCAAATTATAAGAAAATGGACAAAATTAAACCATGAAGTTTTACACGATACAACGTTAGAAAAATTAGAAATTGAAAAAGAAAATAGGTTTTGGAACGAGCATAATTTTGTATTTAAAGGTGGAGATTTATTTTACCATGCAAAAGGAGCAACTCCGTTAGATCCTAAATTTATGCCAGATATTACGGGTCCAAGATTGATTCCGTTAAATATGAGTGAACCTGTGTTGATTGTTGAAGGAAACACAACCGAAAGCAATTTAGGTTTTGCGCCACATGGAGCAGGAAGAAATATAAGTAGAACACAACATAGAAAGGGTAAAACAGGAACAGTACAAGAAATTTTTGAAGAAGAAACCAAAGGATTAGACATCCGTTTTTTCTCTGAAGAAATTGATATTACAGAATTACCATCAGCATATAAAAATGCAGAAACGGTGCGTAACCAAATGGAAGAATTTGGTTTAGGTAAAGTTATTGATGAAGTTGTACCTTACGGTTGTATTATGGCTGGAGACTGGAAAAAGAACGCGCCTTGGAAGAAGCGTAAAAGAAATAGAAATAATGGAAAAAATTAA